The window TTAAGTCTAAGCTATTCTTTGCGGAGGTTCCACTGGCAGACTTTTTGCTCGGGACCACTTGGAATCCGGACTCACAGGTAATAAACGGGAAGCCGGCAGGCTCTTTCGGTATACTACCTCTGCTGAGCGGTACGTTGCTGATAGTCATAGTGGCGATAACAGTGGCGCTCCCTCTGGGCCTGTTATCTGCAATTTACGTGAGTGAGTATTCAGATAAGCGAGTGCGCCGCACTTTCAATACTTTGCTGGAGGTATTATGTGGCATACCAACAGTGGTGTATGGGTATTTTGCAGTAGTGTTTTTATCTCCGAACATACGTAGTTTTGCCGAGTTTTGTGGCTTCAACGCGCAGTCTGAAAATTCACTTACTGCCGGGCTGACCATAGGAATAATGATTCTCCCTTTCGTCACCCTGCTCACTGAAAATGCTTTGAGATCAGTCCCGAAAATACTAAGATACGGCTCCATGGCACTGGGAGCGACACGAGCGGAGACCACTTGGAATATAGTAATACCTTACGCCCTACCCGATATTTGCAGCTCGGTGATATTGGCAATTTCCAGAGTGATTGGTGAGACCATGATTGTATTAATGGCTGCGGGCGTCACTGCCAATTTCACGTTCAATCCCCTACATTCTGTGACGACGATTACGGTGCAGATTGCAACAATACTTACTGGAGATCAGAACTTCCAGAGTGTGCATACATCTTCCGCTTACGCTCTGGCCTTGACGTTATTCGTCATAACTTGGGCGCTCAACCTCGTAGCTGCCTACATTACCAGAAGGACCGATGCACCTTCCAAGAGCGCTTGATCGCACACTATCGCACTTACGTAATAAACTTGGTGCGCACCCGCTGATTGGAGTTGAGCTAGAGTTTTATGTCATAGGCGTGGAAGACAAGGCGCTTGAGGAACTTTTTGCTGCATTTGCGGAAGATGTTAGACCACTAAATTGGAGCATCGCCAAAGAAACTCATGAATCCCAGTATGAATTACAAACAAGCTATGGTCCAGACGTTCAAGATCTGCTAGCTAACTTGTTTTCCGTGAAAAAAACCCTGCAGCGCACTGCCGAATTTTTTGGCGGCAATTTAGACTTTGCAGCAAAGCCATACATTGAAAGGCCCGGCAGCGCATTTCATGTGCATGTCAACCTGGTAGACCAGAGCTCCAATAATTTGTTTTTCAGGCGCAATTCAAGAATGAGTAATG of the Anaplasma centrale str. Israel genome contains:
- the pstC gene encoding phosphate ABC transporter permease subunit PstC; the protein is MTLRLVALLSVVPVGYYLWRLLSFRGGYAAFLPVGAVLALLSGGLLYAQSQEAVMVTVALYIALLASSAVMYLDKKFAILRCAMFLSTFLSFATVICIAACLAFKSKLFFAEVPLADFLLGTTWNPDSQVINGKPAGSFGILPLLSGTLLIVIVAITVALPLGLLSAIYVSEYSDKRVRRTFNTLLEVLCGIPTVVYGYFAVVFLSPNIRSFAEFCGFNAQSENSLTAGLTIGIMILPFVTLLTENALRSVPKILRYGSMALGATRAETTWNIVIPYALPDICSSVILAISRVIGETMIVLMAAGVTANFTFNPLHSVTTITVQIATILTGDQNFQSVHTSSAYALALTLFVITWALNLVAAYITRRTDAPSKSA
- a CDS encoding glutamine synthetase is translated as MHLPRALDRTLSHLRNKLGAHPLIGVELEFYVIGVEDKALEELFAAFAEDVRPLNWSIAKETHESQYELQTSYGPDVQDLLANLFSVKKTLQRTAEFFGGNLDFAAKPYIERPGSAFHVHVNLVDQSSNNLFFRRNSRMSNALLYSIGGLCAHMRQHMIFFAPHHQSYLRYTHADNNTPTTVSWGGNNRSTAIRLPDTSLAPENTRIEHRVSGADCDYEPAINAILTGLIYGIEGEIEPPQRIFGIASDPQYNLEKLPHSLQEATRLYHSQTSGL